A single region of the Arthrobacter sp. V1I7 genome encodes:
- a CDS encoding TetR/AcrR family transcriptional regulator translates to MPENHSDLPPMAPPPTLPRQRLRYTRILEVAAGYARKGLDSVVLSEVAAQADVPLGTLYRYFPSPTQLVLALYRKQLAELHAPEETPAPSSARTRAASRAHKPAPAGPGPARRPVAGTGANGPAQTHALVAVAMEIFHMRLMQPAVEQCLSKAVYVKGSDTTRLLREIDALAEQAVTAVSDDVGISRVLLLTVTGLVQSVRCRRLSLFEAEEALKKACALLSGPRGAA, encoded by the coding sequence ATGCCTGAAAACCACTCAGATCTTCCACCGATGGCTCCTCCTCCCACCCTGCCCCGGCAGCGCCTGCGCTACACCCGGATCCTCGAAGTGGCCGCCGGATACGCCCGCAAGGGCCTGGACTCCGTGGTCCTTTCCGAAGTTGCGGCCCAGGCCGATGTTCCGCTGGGGACCCTCTACCGATACTTTCCCTCGCCCACCCAGCTGGTCCTCGCGCTGTACCGCAAGCAGCTGGCGGAGCTGCATGCCCCCGAGGAGACGCCCGCGCCCTCATCTGCGCGGACACGGGCTGCCAGCCGTGCGCACAAGCCCGCCCCGGCCGGCCCGGGGCCCGCGCGCCGACCGGTGGCCGGCACCGGTGCGAACGGCCCGGCGCAGACGCATGCGCTGGTCGCGGTGGCGATGGAGATCTTCCACATGCGCCTCATGCAGCCGGCCGTCGAGCAGTGTCTGAGCAAAGCGGTCTACGTGAAGGGGTCCGACACCACCCGGCTGCTGCGCGAGATTGACGCATTGGCGGAGCAGGCTGTCACCGCCGTCAGCGACGACGTCGGGATCTCCCGGGTGCTGCTGCTGACCGTCACCGGTCTGGTCCAGTCGGTCCGGTGCCGCCGCCTCTCATTGTTCGAGGCGGAGGAAGCCCTGAAAAAAGCGTGTGCCCTGCTGTCGGGTCCCCGCGGGGCCGCGTAA
- a CDS encoding NADP-dependent malic enzyme: MSTETIIPADSTSAAEPVAPLSDEEIFASHQGGKLSISSTVPLASKRDLSIAYTPGVAQVSRAIAADPELAKTLTWAQRLVVVVSDGTAVLGLGDIGASASLPVMEGKSALFKAFGELDSIPLVLNTTNVDEIVETLVRLRPSFGAVNLEDVSAPRCFELEEKLIEALDCPVMHDDQHGTAVVVLAALTGAAKVTGRELEGLRVVISGAGAAGIAVAEILLTAGVGDVVLLDSRGVINKVRADIAADPGSKKARLAGRSNPRGVVGGPAEALLGADVFIGVSSSKLAEEHLKLMSHSSIVFALSNPDPEVLPEIARKYAAVVATGRSDFPNQINNVLAFPGIFRGALDAGARRITPAMKLAAARAIAALAEDGLSADYIVPSPLDPRVAPAVSAAVAAAVEAE; encoded by the coding sequence GTGTCCACTGAAACGATCATTCCCGCCGACTCCACTTCCGCCGCAGAGCCGGTGGCGCCGCTCAGCGATGAGGAGATCTTCGCATCCCACCAGGGCGGCAAGCTGTCGATTTCCAGCACCGTCCCGCTCGCCAGCAAGCGCGATCTTTCGATCGCGTATACGCCCGGCGTCGCGCAGGTCAGCCGCGCCATTGCCGCCGACCCGGAGCTGGCCAAGACCCTCACCTGGGCCCAGCGCCTCGTCGTCGTGGTCAGTGACGGCACCGCCGTGCTGGGCCTCGGCGACATCGGCGCCAGCGCCTCACTTCCCGTGATGGAAGGCAAGTCCGCCCTGTTCAAGGCCTTCGGCGAGCTCGATTCCATCCCGCTGGTGCTCAACACCACCAACGTGGACGAGATCGTTGAGACGCTCGTCCGGCTGCGCCCGAGCTTCGGGGCCGTGAACCTCGAGGACGTCTCGGCACCGCGCTGCTTCGAGCTGGAGGAAAAGCTCATCGAGGCCCTCGACTGCCCCGTCATGCACGATGACCAGCACGGCACCGCCGTCGTGGTGCTCGCGGCCCTGACCGGCGCCGCAAAGGTGACCGGGCGGGAGCTGGAGGGCCTCCGCGTGGTGATTTCCGGTGCCGGTGCCGCCGGAATCGCCGTCGCCGAGATCCTGCTCACCGCCGGCGTCGGCGACGTCGTCCTGCTGGACTCCCGCGGCGTGATCAACAAGGTCCGCGCCGACATCGCCGCGGACCCGGGCAGCAAGAAGGCACGGCTCGCCGGGCGCAGCAACCCCCGCGGCGTCGTCGGCGGCCCCGCCGAGGCGCTGCTCGGGGCTGATGTCTTCATCGGCGTCTCCTCCTCCAAGCTCGCCGAGGAGCACCTGAAACTCATGAGCCACAGCTCCATCGTCTTCGCCCTGTCCAACCCGGACCCCGAAGTCCTGCCGGAGATTGCGCGCAAGTACGCGGCCGTCGTCGCCACCGGGCGGAGCGACTTCCCGAACCAGATCAACAACGTCCTGGCGTTCCCCGGGATCTTCCGCGGAGCTCTCGACGCCGGCGCCCGGCGGATCACCCCGGCGATGAAGCTGGCCGCGGCCCGCGCCATCGCCGCCCTCGCCGAGGATGGACTCTCCGCGGACTACATCGTGCCGAGCCCGCTGGATCCGCGCGTGGCGCCGGCCGTCTCGGCCGCCGTTGCCGCTGCGGTCGAGGCGGAGTA